From the genome of Mucilaginibacter paludis DSM 18603:
AAACCAGATAGTGAGCAATTAATTGCAACTCACTCTTAGGGACAATAACAACATCAGCGGGTCTTAACCCATTAGTAACGGCAAAGGACATAAAAACACGTTTAAATTTGACCAAGGTATAATTACCTATACTAAAGATAAAACAATCAATGGTAGGCTTATAATAAAGCATACAAATTCAGACATTTAAAGACTTTTGAGGTTTGATTATTCGGGGTGATTAGCTAATAATATACCTACCATATATCACCAGTGGGTGATTTTCACAATATCATCTTTGTCAAAGATGGCCGCCAACAGGATGATCAACCCGATAATAATGAGAAAGGTGGAAAGGAAGGCCGCACAGTTTTCGAGCAAGGTGGAAAAAACGGAGCTTTCGTAGGATTTAAACACTTCCAGCCCGGCCATATTACGCCGGTTGAATTTGCGTTTGCCGCGCCAGTAGCTCAAATAAAGGGACAGTAATACACATACGATCCCTACGATATAGAAGATGGTCAGTACTAACATAACTTATCCTTTTCGTAAATTAATCAGAAAATAAAAACGGTTAACGGGTCATTGACATTTGACAAATGTGGCATAGAAGCAACAAAAATCATCAACCGTGTTTTCTTTGCTTCTTTCTTTTGGTACGGAAAAAGAAAGAAGCCCCCGGCTCGGAGTTACTGTTGTTGGAGAAACGATTGCAGGTTCCTTAGTTCCTGTTGGTTCTCATTCCCTGATGGCTCCCAATCGCTGGCTATATGGTGCAGGATTGCAGCGTAAACAATCATGCAAAGGCGGTAACTACCCGGCGGCTCACGGGATATGTTAACCGCACCACTGCCAATAGCCTTAATAAATAGCCTTTCTATTTCTATTGCCGGGTCGTTCATGATTAAGAACGATTTGAACTGCGCAATAAATTCTATCCTTTCCATAGTGTCATGATTTTACTTTTTTGATAATTATACCCCTGCCGGGTATGCGGACTGTAGTATATCCATTGGTTTCCATGATGCCTTTTATCAGCCGCTCCGCTTCCCGTGCGGCAAAAGCGTCTTCGGCGGTCATTTCCAGATCAGACAGTCCGTCCAAATATTTCAGGCAGCGTGCAATGGTTTTAACTGCCGCCTTTTCGGTTTTATTGGCTAAAATGCTCATGTGGAAATTTGTTAAGTGTAAAGGATGCACCGCTTTGAGGGCGGCACATCCTATTATTGTGTTATTCTGCCAAGGCGGTCAACCTGCTGATTTTCTTTTGCAGTTCCATTACCCTTGCATCCAGTTTCTCTTTGCGGTCGTCCGCTTTCGCCTGTTGCTGTTGTTCGATACCGTTAATATCTATCCCTGCGCTTTCGGCCACCCTACGGGTCATTTCCCCGGTAGGCGTATTGGGCAGCTTGCTATCTGATTTGCCAACCAATGCAGCCCGTATCAGGTAGCTGTATTGCTGTTCGGTCAGGTTTTGCAATTGTTCGTAAAGCGTTAACCGCTCCCCGTTTTCATTTACTGTCCCTTCTGCAAAAAGAACATTGTCCACGTTGCGTTTCATAGACCAGTCCAAAGACTGGTACACCAATAGCCTTGCTGCAACCCTGTCGGCATCCGTTAAATCCGTTACGTTCTGCGGGTCGCTGATGGCCTCGGTAAAGGCGGTATGGATGGTCAACTGGTTTTTCTCCCGATCGAGTTCCCTTGCCCTCTTTTCCCGTTCGTTCAGGCGGGTAATTTCCGCTTCCAACAGTTCCGGCGTGGCCTCGCCTGACTTAATGGCCTCCTGTACTTCTTTGGCGGTAACGGTCTGCCTGTTATCCTCTTCGTGGGTGCGTTCGGAGAACAGCACCAGTTCGGCAGCATCGGTTAAAATCAACAGCCCTTTCTTTAAATCCCCGTCCTGCACATGCCTGTGGTATTCTTCGAGTTCCGCCCTGTATTCCAATAGGGCATCCTGATAGCCGTCTTCATCAAACTGGATGGCCGTTTCGTCCTCCTGCTCTTCTTCGTCATCATCAAAGGGGATATGGTAATCCTTTTTGTCCGGCTCCACCGGGGCTTTAAAAAGCGCCACCTCGTTACGCCCGAACCGGGGCAGTTCCTTAATCCCTTCCAACCCGTTCAGCAATTGTTTCAACGGTTCGGGAACGCCCCAGTCGAACAGCAGGGCATCGGGCTGCTCCCCATCCAATGCGTCCGTAATCAACCCTACAAAATGCCTGTTGCATTTGGCCTGATAACAACCGGGTTTGGTACAGGTGGCCTGTTCTGCCAGTTCCGGGAACAGGCTTTTCAACGTTGCTGAGTTGAAGGGGCAGTTGGTACAGGCACCCATTCCGGGGACTAATTTTTTATCCGTGGTATCGAACGGTGCATTCTTTAAATCATACTTAAACCGGGAGAGGGCATAACGCAGGTTGGTAACCCTGAAACCCGTTTGCTCCTTCCAGTCCGAACAGTACTGTACAAAAAAGTCCTCCTGTGCTTCCGTTGCCAATGCGGCAATGTCAAAAGCTTCCTGTATGGTCAGCGCATCGGCAAAAAACATCTCCTGTATGGGTTCTATCAGGTTTAACAGCCGTGTACGGCTGTACACAAAGGTTCTGGACTTGCCTAAACGGGCGGCAATTTCATCAATGGTCTTGTGTACCTGTAGCATCAGCCCGATGGCCTGTGCCTCGTTCATCGGGTGCGGGTTTTCCCGTTGCAGGTTCTCGGCCAGTTGTATTTCGGTAACCTCGGCATCGGTCAGCACCTTGATGACGGCGGGTACTTCGGTCAGCCCGGCAAGCTGCGCCGCCCTTAACCTGCGCTCACCCGCTACCAGTTCATGCCTTCCTTCCGGCAGTTCCCGGAGGGTCAAAGGGCTGATAATGCCGTGAACGGCTATTTCGGTTGCAAAATCCGCCAAGGCCGCTTCTGAATAGAATTTGCGGTAATTAAGGGGGCTAAAGTCGATTTCGCTGACCGCCACGTTTTTTAAAACGCCTTCTGTTGCAATTGGACTGATTGCGGCTGCATTGGTTTTGTACGGTTTCCCGTTCTTATGATGCGCTGTTTTTTTTGTTTTCTTAACTATGGTCGTTGTCATGATTTTTAATTTTTAAAGTGAATAATTAATTAGTTAGTTGCCGTTACCGGAAAAGCAGGTCAACGGCAAGGGTAAATTTGCGGTTGGGGTGCTGCTTCACGGTAGTGTAAATGGTCAGGCAATGGATGGCATACACGGCCAAATAGCCATTAAATAACTGGTCAGCAAATAACCCGCTGCTTTTATCCAACTTGATACCATACCGTATGATTTTCGTTTCGGCCTCCGTTACAAGCCCTAACCAAAAATCAAAACTGAACAGGCCATCCTCCCACCGTTCCCGCTGTGTGGCTTCTTCTTCTTTGATGGTGCGGCACATGGCTGCGGTAAATTCAATAAAACCGGGTATTTCGGCAGGGAACAGGTCGTGCAATAGTTTGGCCTTTTCCACATTGTTTAAACTTCCTATCGTTTTCATATTGCTGATTTTAGAATTAAAAAGAGCGGGACGGACGTTAGCCGTCCCGCCCTGATGGTTAATTAAATTGCAGGCTGTCCGCCCCGTTTTTGGCAAAGGCAGTGCAGAGGTCAAAGGCGGTCTGCGCCCTTCTCTGCGCTGTCCCGCCATCTAAAAGGCTGTTCATTTTTGCGGTGTCGTCTTTGTAGGTGCGCACATTCTGAAAGTAGCCCGTTACGGCATTGAAGCAGCCGAACACGGTGCCTTTGGTGGTCACCATTTGCTGCGTTTCGCTGGTCATCGCATATTCAAAAGCATCATTGCAGATGTTCTTAAAGGCGGTCGAAGTCTCGTCAAACTGCCCGGCAGTAAGTTTGCTTAGTACTTCCTTATTCGGACACATGGCCAACTGTATTAACTGCAATACCTGTTTGTCGGTAATGCGGACTTT
Proteins encoded in this window:
- a CDS encoding ParB/RepB/Spo0J family partition protein — its product is MTTTIVKKTKKTAHHKNGKPYKTNAAAISPIATEGVLKNVAVSEIDFSPLNYRKFYSEAALADFATEIAVHGIISPLTLRELPEGRHELVAGERRLRAAQLAGLTEVPAVIKVLTDAEVTEIQLAENLQRENPHPMNEAQAIGLMLQVHKTIDEIAARLGKSRTFVYSRTRLLNLIEPIQEMFFADALTIQEAFDIAALATEAQEDFFVQYCSDWKEQTGFRVTNLRYALSRFKYDLKNAPFDTTDKKLVPGMGACTNCPFNSATLKSLFPELAEQATCTKPGCYQAKCNRHFVGLITDALDGEQPDALLFDWGVPEPLKQLLNGLEGIKELPRFGRNEVALFKAPVEPDKKDYHIPFDDDEEEQEDETAIQFDEDGYQDALLEYRAELEEYHRHVQDGDLKKGLLILTDAAELVLFSERTHEEDNRQTVTAKEVQEAIKSGEATPELLEAEITRLNEREKRARELDREKNQLTIHTAFTEAISDPQNVTDLTDADRVAARLLVYQSLDWSMKRNVDNVLFAEGTVNENGERLTLYEQLQNLTEQQYSYLIRAALVGKSDSKLPNTPTGEMTRRVAESAGIDINGIEQQQQAKADDRKEKLDARVMELQKKISRLTALAE